A single genomic interval of Nitrospinota bacterium harbors:
- a CDS encoding HNH endonuclease: protein MDDPRTLVLNSAFEPLQFTAGRRALKLVMLGKAEALESDGFYLRTVTATFRLPTVVRLFRYVRRPQRLGVSFSKKNVLRRDSHTCQYCGFTGKDLTIDHVIPRCGGGASTWENVVTACRRCNLRKGNKTLAEAGLELRRKPHKPLFLLHSQMPGHTPKTHLAAWLKYLPKGVRES, encoded by the coding sequence ATGGACGACCCAAGGACTCTGGTGCTAAACAGCGCCTTCGAGCCTTTGCAGTTCACGGCTGGAAGACGCGCTTTAAAGCTCGTGATGCTCGGGAAAGCCGAAGCATTGGAGAGCGACGGGTTTTACCTGCGCACAGTCACCGCCACGTTCCGCCTCCCCACGGTCGTCCGCCTGTTCCGATATGTCCGCCGCCCGCAAAGGCTCGGCGTGTCGTTCTCAAAGAAGAATGTCCTCCGGCGGGACTCGCACACATGCCAGTATTGCGGGTTCACCGGAAAGGACTTGACGATAGACCACGTGATCCCCCGGTGCGGCGGCGGCGCCTCCACATGGGAAAACGTGGTGACGGCGTGCCGCAGGTGCAACCTTCGCAAGGGGAACAAGACCTTGGCAGAAGCGGGGCTGGAACTGCGCCGCAAACCGCATAAGCCGCTTTTCCTGCTCCATTCCCAGATGCCCGGCCATACGCCCAAGACCCATCTGGCGGCGTGGCTCAAATATCTGCCGAAGGGAGTGAGGGAAAGTTAG
- a CDS encoding ABC transporter permease, translating to MTEPHRSYWSAFAHKFRRNRLAVAGGLVVATLFIVAIFAQYIAPYDPSVIDTKNLFASPSSSHILGSDDLGRDVFSRMVYGSRISLTVGFVAVGIATLIGMTVGALAGYFGGWLDGILMRFVDLMLTIPTFFLILAVIAFLPPNIYNIMIVIGVTSWMGVARLVRAEFLTLKGRDFVTAARALGLGDAGIIFRHVLPNAMTPVLVSATLGVADAILTESALSFLGLGVQPPTPSWGNILTLGKDNIEFAWWLSVFPGLAILITVLGYNLLGEGLRDALDPRIN from the coding sequence ATGACTGAGCCGCACCGGTCATACTGGAGCGCGTTCGCGCACAAGTTCCGCCGCAACCGGCTCGCCGTGGCGGGGGGGCTTGTGGTGGCCACACTTTTTATCGTGGCCATATTCGCCCAATACATCGCCCCGTACGACCCCTCCGTGATAGACACGAAAAACCTTTTCGCCTCGCCGTCTTCGTCGCATATCCTCGGCTCCGACGACCTTGGGCGGGACGTGTTCTCCCGCATGGTGTACGGATCGCGCATATCGCTGACGGTGGGATTCGTGGCCGTCGGCATCGCCACATTGATCGGCATGACGGTGGGAGCCCTTGCCGGTTATTTCGGCGGATGGCTGGACGGAATTTTGATGCGGTTTGTGGACCTGATGCTCACCATACCCACGTTTTTCCTGATACTGGCGGTGATAGCGTTCCTGCCGCCGAACATATACAACATCATGATAGTGATCGGGGTGACAAGCTGGATGGGGGTGGCCCGGCTTGTGCGGGCGGAGTTTCTGACGTTGAAGGGGCGGGACTTTGTCACCGCCGCGCGGGCCCTGGGATTGGGGGACGCGGGGATCATCTTCCGCCACGTCCTTCCAAACGCAATGACCCCTGTGCTCGTCTCCGCCACCCTCGGCGTCGCCGACGCAATACTCACCGAGTCCGCGTTGTCGTTCCTCGGCCTTGGCGTCCAGCCCCCCACGCCAAGCTGGGGCAACATCCTGACATTGGGCAAGGACAACATAGAGTTCGCCTGGTGGCTTTCGGTGTTCCCCGGCCTTGCGATATTGATAACGGTGCTAGGCTACAACCTGCTGGGCGAAGGCCTGCGCGACGCGCTGGACCCGAGGATAAACTAA
- a CDS encoding ABC transporter permease — MYAFIIRRGLMVIPMMLGITLISFFIIHLAPGSPTDLVTDLNPNASPQAVKRLRELYNLDKPVIVQYLLWLKNIATLDFGVSFSMDARPVFDKIAERAPITISINIIELVLVFATALPIGVLAATRRYSLFDNLTTIFVFVGFAMPTFWLALLLMMVFGVWLNWLPISGLTSLEHDQLSFFGRMADYARHLLMPVLAAGFMSLAGLSRFTRQNMLEVLRQDYVTTARAKGLPESAVIFKHCLRNAILPVVTILALSIPGLIGGSVIFETIFSIPGMGQLLYQGVMARDYPLIMGMLVLTSFLTLAANLLADVAYAIVDPRIHYD, encoded by the coding sequence ATGTACGCGTTTATCATCCGCAGGGGCCTGATGGTGATCCCGATGATGCTGGGGATCACCCTTATCTCTTTTTTCATCATCCATCTGGCGCCAGGATCGCCCACCGACCTTGTCACCGATCTGAATCCCAACGCTTCGCCTCAGGCGGTCAAACGGCTGCGGGAGCTATATAATCTGGACAAGCCGGTGATCGTCCAATATCTGCTGTGGCTTAAAAACATCGCCACCCTTGATTTCGGCGTATCGTTCTCCATGGACGCCCGCCCGGTGTTCGACAAGATAGCCGAGCGCGCCCCAATCACCATTTCGATAAACATCATAGAGCTTGTCCTGGTGTTCGCCACGGCGCTCCCCATCGGCGTGCTGGCCGCCACGCGGCGCTACTCGCTGTTCGACAACCTGACCACTATTTTCGTGTTCGTGGGATTCGCCATGCCCACGTTCTGGCTGGCGCTGCTTTTGATGATGGTGTTCGGCGTGTGGCTAAACTGGCTCCCCATATCGGGCCTGACATCGCTGGAGCACGACCAGCTATCGTTTTTCGGCCGCATGGCCGATTACGCCAGGCATCTTCTCATGCCGGTGCTGGCGGCGGGGTTCATGAGCCTTGCCGGCCTTTCGCGTTTCACCCGGCAGAACATGCTGGAGGTGCTGCGCCAGGACTACGTCACAACCGCGAGGGCCAAGGGGCTCCCCGAAAGCGCCGTGATATTCAAGCATTGCCTGCGGAACGCCATCCTCCCGGTGGTCACCATCCTTGCGCTGTCCATACCAGGGCTCATCGGCGGGTCGGTGATTTTCGAGACGATCTTCTCCATTCCCGGCATGGGGCAGCTTTTGTACCAGGGAGTTATGGCGCGGGACTATCCGCTGATAATGGGTATGCTGGTGTTAACGTCGTTCCTCACGCTGGCGGCAAACCTTCTGGCGGACGTGGCCTACGCAATCGTTGATCCAAGGATACACTATGACTGA
- a CDS encoding pyridoxal phosphate-dependent aminotransferase, with translation MTISKKIEGMMERSSWIRRMFDEGAKLKKTLGEDKIFDFTLGNPTGEPPARVSGELCKLACDNLPGTHRYMPNAGLPEVREQVAAHLAHESGLPFGAGNVIMTVGAGGALNVIIKALCDPGDEIVILAPYFAEYLFYADNHQAAVKVAQTDEKFQPVIGEIEKAIGPKTRIVLLNSPNNPTGAVYPAQTIQEISRLLDGKSAANGRPIYLVMDEPYRKLTYDDVAVPNVFKLSNRAIVATSHSKDLNLPGERIGYIAIHPGIEGAAKVFDAMTLANRILGFVNAPALFQRLVGGMQDVSPDMTVYAANRKILVDGLEAAGYEITPPDGGFYIFAKSPIADDIRFVDMLKKRNVLTVPGAGFGRAGHFRIAYCCFSEQCEKALPGFAAAAAEAKGLG, from the coding sequence ATGACCATATCAAAAAAGATCGAAGGGATGATGGAGCGATCCTCGTGGATACGCCGGATGTTCGACGAGGGGGCAAAACTCAAAAAAACCCTGGGGGAAGACAAGATATTTGATTTCACCCTCGGCAATCCCACAGGCGAACCGCCAGCCAGGGTAAGCGGGGAGCTTTGCAAGCTCGCCTGCGATAACCTGCCGGGGACGCACCGTTATATGCCCAATGCCGGTCTGCCGGAAGTGAGGGAACAGGTCGCCGCCCATCTGGCGCACGAGTCCGGTTTACCATTTGGCGCAGGCAATGTGATCATGACCGTGGGAGCCGGCGGCGCGCTAAATGTGATTATAAAGGCCCTGTGCGATCCCGGCGACGAGATCGTGATTCTGGCCCCCTACTTTGCCGAATACCTTTTTTACGCGGACAACCACCAGGCCGCGGTGAAAGTCGCCCAGACCGATGAAAAGTTCCAGCCGGTGATCGGCGAGATTGAAAAGGCCATCGGCCCTAAAACGCGCATAGTCCTGCTAAATTCGCCCAACAATCCCACAGGCGCCGTCTATCCGGCGCAGACCATACAGGAAATATCGCGTTTGCTGGACGGCAAATCGGCGGCGAACGGGCGGCCTATCTATCTTGTGATGGACGAGCCGTACAGGAAGCTCACATATGACGATGTGGCGGTCCCCAATGTGTTCAAGTTGTCAAACCGGGCCATTGTGGCCACATCGCACTCGAAGGACTTGAACCTTCCGGGCGAGCGCATCGGCTATATCGCCATCCATCCCGGCATCGAAGGGGCCGCGAAGGTGTTCGACGCGATGACCCTTGCCAACCGCATCCTGGGATTCGTGAACGCCCCGGCCCTATTCCAAAGGCTCGTGGGCGGCATGCAGGATGTTTCGCCGGACATGACGGTGTACGCCGCCAACCGGAAAATCCTCGTGGACGGGCTGGAGGCCGCAGGCTACGAAATCACGCCGCCGGACGGGGGATTTTATATATTCGCCAAATCTCCCATAGCCGACGACATCAGGTTCGTGGACATGCTCAAAAAACGCAACGTCCTCACCGTGCCGGGAGCTGGTTTTGGCCGCGCCGGTCATTTCCGGATCGCTTACTGCTGTTTCTCGGAGCAGTGTGAAAAGGCTCTGCCGGGATTCGCGGCGGCGGCGGCCGAGGCAAAAGGGCTGGGCTGA
- a CDS encoding cation transporter, with protein MTLEFAPLNQPNLAERTREATRVTIVGALVNVALVIFKFIAGYVGMSQALIADAVHSLSDLLTDVILLFTVRIAGMEADENHPYGHGRAETLGSVVMGASLIGVGVFIVFEVIQKMMGGHLSIPTWPAAAGAAASIVIKESVFWYTLRVGKRINNQSIIANAWEHRSDSLSGLAALAGIAGAMMGYPALDPLAAIVVVFMIEKVGWEITWQALKDLMDASLPPERMREIRKIISATGGVRRFHELRTRKLGADVFVDAHIIVQPDISISEAHNIAESVRENLKRQAGVADALVHIDAEDDIYYKVVDVDRRAVEETIRKQAMTEAGIKEVSELIIHLLNGKLCVDFNVEFGGNVTIGEAGEIAERLRRKLVEDGAIDHAVIRGRLTAGVMEHDYYQPKKPGVSRKPGGAS; from the coding sequence GTGACCCTGGAGTTTGCCCCCCTAAACCAGCCCAACCTCGCCGAGCGCACCCGCGAGGCCACCCGCGTGACCATCGTGGGCGCCCTTGTGAACGTGGCTCTGGTGATATTCAAATTCATCGCAGGCTACGTGGGCATGTCCCAGGCGCTCATCGCCGACGCGGTCCATTCTCTTTCGGACCTGCTCACGGACGTGATCCTCCTTTTCACCGTCCGCATCGCCGGGATGGAGGCGGATGAAAACCATCCATATGGACACGGCCGGGCGGAGACACTGGGGTCGGTGGTGATGGGAGCCTCGCTGATAGGCGTCGGCGTGTTCATCGTGTTCGAGGTGATACAGAAGATGATGGGAGGCCATTTGAGCATTCCCACGTGGCCCGCGGCCGCCGGCGCGGCTGCGTCCATAGTCATAAAGGAATCGGTGTTCTGGTACACATTGCGCGTGGGCAAGCGGATAAACAACCAGTCCATAATCGCAAACGCGTGGGAGCACAGGTCGGACTCTCTGTCCGGCTTGGCGGCGCTGGCCGGCATCGCCGGCGCCATGATGGGCTATCCGGCTCTGGATCCGTTGGCGGCAATCGTGGTGGTGTTCATGATCGAGAAGGTGGGCTGGGAAATAACATGGCAGGCGCTAAAGGACCTGATGGACGCTTCCCTTCCCCCCGAAAGGATGCGGGAGATACGCAAGATCATATCGGCCACCGGGGGTGTCCGCCGCTTCCACGAGCTTCGCACCAGAAAGCTTGGCGCCGACGTTTTCGTGGACGCCCACATCATAGTCCAGCCGGACATTTCCATTTCAGAGGCGCACAACATCGCCGAATCGGTGCGGGAGAACCTTAAACGGCAGGCCGGCGTGGCCGACGCGCTGGTGCACATAGACGCGGAGGACGACATCTATTACAAGGTGGTGGACGTGGACAGGCGCGCCGTGGAAGAGACCATACGCAAGCAGGCCATGACCGAGGCTGGCATCAAGGAAGTGTCGGAGCTGATAATCCACCTTCTCAACGGGAAGCTTTGCGTGGACTTCAACGTGGAATTCGGCGGCAATGTTACCATCGGCGAAGCCGGGGAAATTGCGGAGCGGCTCCGGCGCAAGCTTGTGGAGGACGGCGCAATCGACCATGCCGTCATACGCGGACGGCTTACGGCGGGAGTGATGGAACATGATTATTACCAGCCGAAAAAGCCGGGAGTATCCCGCAAGCCCGGAGGCGCAAGCTGA
- the soxA gene encoding sulfur oxidation c-type cytochrome SoxA, translating into MKAGIGSTLKLFTAMVILAAWPAVAQEAGVTSSISEADIAMYRTGINPADADVDSGMAFFIKERGEKKTSCATCHGGTSPKHGSLKGAAAAFPKWSAKAKRVVSLEDQINLCLEQGVGAEKLEQKSGAMTGISLYVRSLSKGAKVNVKTSGDAMETFELGKRVFEVRRGQRNLACATCHIDLVGTTLRMQPLAKLNGAAAHWPAYRMVNGETTQIQRRFQQCMSNARLAPFPMGDYRMVALELYVTSLANGQPVETPGWVR; encoded by the coding sequence ATGAAGGCTGGTATTGGCAGTACGTTAAAGCTGTTCACCGCCATGGTGATATTGGCGGCCTGGCCGGCCGTTGCCCAGGAGGCAGGCGTCACAAGCTCCATTTCCGAGGCGGATATTGCGATGTACAGGACCGGCATCAATCCCGCGGACGCGGACGTGGACAGCGGGATGGCCTTTTTCATCAAGGAGCGCGGGGAGAAGAAGACTTCCTGCGCCACATGCCACGGTGGAACTTCGCCGAAACACGGCTCATTGAAGGGGGCGGCGGCGGCGTTTCCAAAGTGGTCGGCAAAGGCCAAGCGGGTGGTCTCGCTGGAAGACCAGATCAACCTTTGTCTCGAGCAAGGCGTTGGGGCGGAAAAGCTGGAGCAAAAATCCGGCGCCATGACCGGCATATCGCTGTATGTCCGATCCCTGTCGAAGGGGGCGAAGGTGAATGTGAAGACCTCCGGCGACGCGATGGAGACTTTCGAACTTGGCAAGCGGGTCTTCGAAGTCCGGCGCGGCCAGCGCAACCTTGCATGCGCCACATGCCACATTGACCTTGTGGGCACGACGTTGCGGATGCAGCCGCTGGCCAAGCTGAACGGAGCGGCGGCCCACTGGCCGGCGTACCGCATGGTCAACGGGGAGACGACCCAGATCCAGCGCCGTTTCCAGCAGTGCATGAGCAACGCGAGGCTCGCCCCGTTCCCCATGGGGGATTACAGGATGGTGGCCCTGGAGCTTTATGTCACATCGCTTGCAAACGGCCAGCCTGTGGAGACCCCCGGCTGGGTGAGGTGA
- the soxZ gene encoding thiosulfate oxidation carrier complex protein SoxZ — protein MADIGKAIIRVPKAACGEMVEVKSLITHPNDTGLVKDEKTGQLIPAHYVSSCKVEFNGETVYEFSMGPSVSKDPYLAFSIKADKAGTLKMTWKDNKGEVFEQSADINPV, from the coding sequence ATGGCGGACATTGGAAAAGCGATTATACGGGTCCCCAAAGCGGCCTGCGGGGAAATGGTGGAAGTCAAATCGTTGATCACCCATCCGAACGACACCGGGCTTGTGAAGGACGAGAAGACGGGGCAACTGATACCGGCCCACTACGTTTCCAGTTGCAAGGTGGAGTTCAACGGTGAGACCGTTTACGAGTTTAGCATGGGCCCATCGGTGAGCAAGGATCCGTATCTTGCCTTCAGCATAAAGGCGGACAAGGCCGGGACGCTGAAGATGACCTGGAAGGACAACAAAGGGGAAGTTTTCGAGCAGTCGGCGGACATCAATCCGGTTTAG
- the soxY gene encoding thiosulfate oxidation carrier protein SoxY, translating into MGRMQRREFMKMAGLAGAAVAFSGVPSAMAADEAAEQKAKVDATIKQITGGKEPGKGGLELKAPTIAENGAVVPVTIQPKGIVPGRLFLIVDENPIPLILDVKVSPKYSGDGAISSRIRMRKTSTVRAYAFDSKGSLYGDFKTVKVTIGGCG; encoded by the coding sequence ATGGGACGGATGCAAAGACGCGAATTTATGAAGATGGCGGGGCTGGCTGGCGCGGCCGTGGCCTTCTCCGGTGTCCCCTCCGCCATGGCGGCGGACGAGGCGGCGGAGCAGAAAGCCAAGGTGGACGCCACCATAAAGCAGATAACCGGCGGCAAGGAGCCGGGGAAAGGCGGGCTGGAGCTTAAGGCCCCCACGATAGCGGAGAACGGCGCGGTGGTGCCGGTGACGATACAGCCGAAGGGGATCGTGCCCGGCAGGCTGTTCCTGATAGTGGACGAAAACCCGATCCCGCTGATCCTGGACGTGAAAGTGTCGCCCAAATATTCGGGGGACGGCGCCATATCGTCGCGGATACGGATGCGGAAGACCTCCACTGTGCGCGCCTACGCTTTTGACAGCAAGGGCTCCCTTTACGGCGACTTTAAAACGGTGAAAGTCACCATCGGCGGATGCGGCTGA